GCCGTCTCTTGACCCGGTGAACTCAAACATCACCGTGGCCACGCGCGGATCCAACCTCTACTTGGAAACTTTGGCCGAAAGCTCCGCCGACGGGAAACAGATTCTTCCCTGCCTCGCGGAGAGCTGGAAGGCCGAAAAGGACTCCACCGTCTGGACGTTCACCCTGCGCAAGGGCGTTCACTTCCAGAAGACCGTCTTAGGCGAGCCGACCGAGAACGGAGGCCGGGAAGTCAAGGCCAGCGACGTGAAGTACAGCTTTGAACGGCTCGTGAAGATGCACGCCGCCCGAGTGATGTTCGCCAACACCATCACCGGATATAAAGAGCTGAACGACGGCAAAGCGCAGGAGTGGTCGGGCATCAAGGTACTGGACGACTACACGGTTCAGTTCACCTTAGACCAGCCGTACGCGCCGTTCTTGGCCGTGATGACCTACCCGAACTTCGGCATCGTCCCGAAAGAAGACGCTGAAAAATGGGGAAAGGACTTCACGTTCCACCCAGTGGGCACCGGTCCGTTCGTCTTGGCCAAGTGGGATCACGACAACCTCGTCCGCTTTGACCGCAACCCGGACTACTGGCGCAAAGACGATGCCGGCAAACAGCTGCCCTACTTGGACGGCGTCGAGCTGGTCGTCATCCCGGACAACAGCGTGGCGTACCTAGAATTTAAGAAAGGCAATTTGGACGTTCTGCCGGACATTCCCGACGAGTACTACCAAGAAATTACGGCTCAGTACGGCGACGCGCTGCAGGAAATTGCCGGGCTGGACGTCCAGTACTACGGCATGAACGAGAAGGTCCCGCCGTTTGACGACATTCGGGTTCGGAAGGCGCTGAACTACGCGGTCAACCGGGAGGCCATCAACGATCTGGTTCTTAACGGCCGGTACGTGCTCGCCCGCGGCGTTCTTCCTCCCGGCATGCCGGCATACGATCCGGACATGCGGAGCTACTCGTACGACCCGGAGAAGGCAAAAGCCCTGCTCAAGGAAGCCGGTCTGGAGAACTTGGAGTTCACCCTTCACTACAACAATAACCCGCGCCACAAGGCCATCGGCGAGGCGATCCAGGCTCAGCTGAGCGAGCTAGGAATCACTCTGAAACTCTCGTCCTCTGAGGTCGGAGCCCACTACGACGCGGTTCGCCGCGGCGACTACGGGCTGTTCCGCGGCGGCTGGGCCGGCGACTACGTTGACCCGGACAACTTCCTTTACACCCTGTTCCACTCGAAAAACATTGGCCCGCAGGGCAACTACTCCCGCTACTCCGTCCCTGAGGTTGACAAAGAGCTCGACGCCGCCCGCCGGGAGACCGACCAAGCGAAGCGCATGGAGATGTACAAGAAGATTAACCAGAAGATCGTCGACGACGCGGTGTGGCTTTTCCTGTTCTACAGCACCAACAGTCTGGTCTCG
This is a stretch of genomic DNA from Jonquetella anthropi DSM 22815. It encodes these proteins:
- a CDS encoding ABC transporter substrate-binding protein; its protein translation is MKSFFRRSLGIALLALWGASAAAQPETGGVLRWRLINDPPSLDPVNSNITVATRGSNLYLETLAESSADGKQILPCLAESWKAEKDSTVWTFTLRKGVHFQKTVLGEPTENGGREVKASDVKYSFERLVKMHAARVMFANTITGYKELNDGKAQEWSGIKVLDDYTVQFTLDQPYAPFLAVMTYPNFGIVPKEDAEKWGKDFTFHPVGTGPFVLAKWDHDNLVRFDRNPDYWRKDDAGKQLPYLDGVELVVIPDNSVAYLEFKKGNLDVLPDIPDEYYQEITAQYGDALQEIAGLDVQYYGMNEKVPPFDDIRVRKALNYAVNREAINDLVLNGRYVLARGVLPPGMPAYDPDMRSYSYDPEKAKALLKEAGLENLEFTLHYNNNPRHKAIGEAIQAQLSELGITLKLSSSEVGAHYDAVRRGDYGLFRGGWAGDYVDPDNFLYTLFHSKNIGPQGNYSRYSVPEVDKELDAARRETDQAKRMEMYKKINQKIVDDAVWLFLFYSTNSLVSNPNVHDIHLAFLGDYMTSLTSVWLSK